In Phormidium ambiguum IAM M-71, a single genomic region encodes these proteins:
- the psbM gene encoding photosystem II reaction center protein PsbM, whose product MEVNDLGFVASILFVLVPTVFLLILYIQTNTRGTDKN is encoded by the coding sequence ATGGAAGTCAATGATTTAGGGTTTGTCGCTAGTATTCTATTCGTCTTGGTTCCTACTGTTTTTCTCTTAATTCTGTACATTCAAACCAACACTCGTGGCACTGATAAAAATTAA
- a CDS encoding 2Fe-2S iron-sulfur cluster-binding protein, which yields MANIKFVKENSEVVAADGANLRQKMLENGIDLYKFTGKLMNCGGYGQCGTCVVEIAEGMENLSERTEVEKRKLKKKPENYRLACQTLVNGPVSVISKP from the coding sequence ATGGCTAACATCAAATTCGTTAAAGAGAATAGTGAAGTAGTTGCAGCCGATGGTGCGAATTTAAGACAGAAAATGCTGGAAAATGGCATAGATTTGTATAAATTCACGGGTAAATTAATGAATTGCGGTGGTTACGGTCAATGTGGCACCTGCGTTGTTGAAATTGCGGAAGGGATGGAAAATCTGTCTGAGCGCACGGAAGTAGAAAAACGGAAACTGAAGAAAAAACCGGAAAATTATCGGCTGGCTTGTCAAACCTTGGTAAATGGGCCAGTTAGCGTGATTAGCAAACCATAA